A DNA window from Amphiprion ocellaris isolate individual 3 ecotype Okinawa chromosome 8, ASM2253959v1, whole genome shotgun sequence contains the following coding sequences:
- the LOC111573864 gene encoding potassium voltage-gated channel subfamily A member 3, whose protein sequence is MRLQPRMDDHLSLLQSPPPSATKTRGDNLVNHGYTETEADVMTVVACDNMLEESAALPGHHSLDRYEPDHECCERVVINISGLRFETQLKTLSQFPETLLGDPKKRMRYFDPLRNEYFFDRNRPSFDAILYYYQSGGRIRRPVNVPIDIFSEEIRFYELGEEAMEKFREDEGFIKEEERPLPENEFQRQVWLLFEYPESSGPARGIAIVSVLVILISIVIFCLETLPEFRDENRDPTTIAPGINGTLPYFISPFSDPFFVVETLCIIWFSFELLVRFFACPSKATFSKNIMNIIDIVAIIPYFITLGTELAERQGNGQQAMSLAILRVIRLVRVFRIFKLSRHSKGLQILGQTLKASMRELGLLIFFLFIGVILFSSAVYFAEADDPDSGFNSIPDAFWWAVVTMTTVGYGDMHPVTIGGKIVGSLCAIAGVLTIALPVPVIVSNFNYFYHRETEGEEQAQYLHVGSCQPLADTEELRKTRSSSSLSKSEYMVIEEHGMNSAFKQQPNFPTTAQNNSQNCVNINKKIFTDV, encoded by the coding sequence ATGCGTCTTCAGCCGCGCATGGACGACCACCTCAGCCTCCTGCAATCACCCCCGCCGAGCGCAACCAAAACCCGGGGCGACAACCTGGTGAACCACGGATACACCGAGACAGAAGCCGACGTGATGACGGTCGTGGCGTGCGACAACATGCTGGAGGAGTCGGCGGCTCTCCCGGGCCACCACTCTCTGGACCGATACGAACCGGATCACGAATGCTGCGAGAGGGTGGTCATCAACATCTCAGGGTTACGCTTCGAGACGCAGCTCAAGACTCTGTCACAGTTTCCAGAGACGCTGCTGGGTGACCCCAAGAAGAGGATGAGGTACTTTGATCCTCTCAGGAACGAGTACTTTTTCGATCGGAACAGACCCAGCTTTGATGCCATTCTCTATTACTACCAGTCTGGCGGGCGCATCAGAAGACCCGTAAATGTGCCCATTGACATTTTCTCTGAGGAGATACGCTTCTATGAGCTGGGTGAGGAGGCTATGGAGAAGTTCAGGGAGGATGAGGGCTTCATAAAGGAGGAGGAGCGGCCGTTGCCAGAGAATGAATTTCAAAGACAGGTGTGGCTGCTTTTTGAATACCCAGAGAGCTCCGGTCCCGCCCGGGGAATAGCCATAGTGTCTGTCCTGGTCATCCTCATCTCCATTGTCATCTTCTGCTTAGAGACACTGCCGGAGTTTAGGGACGAGAACAGGGATCCAACGACCATCGCGCCTGGGATAAATGGCACACTCCCATATTTCATCAGCCCATTTTCAGACCCGTTCTTTGTGGTGGAGACGTTGTGTATCATCTGGTTCTCCTTCGAGCTGCTGGTGCGCTTCTTCGCCTGCCCGAGCAAAGCCACGTTCtccaaaaacatcatgaacatcaTTGACATCGTGGCCATCATCCCTTATTTCATCACCCTGGGCACCGAGCTGGCAGAGAGGCAGGGAAACGGACAGCAGGCCATGTCATTAGCAATTCTGCGCGTAATTAGACTCGTCCGGGTGTTTCGCATCTTCAAACTCTCGCGTCACTCCAAGGGGCTTCAGATTTTAGGACAGACTTTAAAAGCCAGCATGCGCGAACTGGGCCTGCTCATCTTCTTTTTGTTCATCGGTGTCATCCTCTTCTCCAGTGCTGTGTACTTCGCCGAGGCAGACGACCCAGATTCTGGTTTCAACAGCATCCCGGACGCATTCTGGTGGGCTGTCGTCACCATGACTACAGTGGGCTACGGCGACATGCATCCCGTGACGATCGGGGGAAAGATTGTGGGGTCTCTGTGCGCAATCGCCGGTGTGCTGACCATCGCCCTGCCCGTGCCTGTCATCGTCTCCAATTTCAACTACTTCTACCACCGAGAGACGGAGGGCGAGGAGCAGGCACAGTACCTGCACGTGGGCAGCTGTCAGCCTCTGGCAGACACGGAGGAGCTGAGGAAGACGCGCTCTTCTTCCTCACTCAGCAAGAGCGAGTACATGGTGATAGAGGAGCACGGCATGAACAGCGCGTTCAAGCAGCAGCCCAACTTCCCCACCACTGCCCAGAACAACTCGCAGAATTGCGTGAACATaaacaaaaagattttcacCGACGTGTAG